The Strix uralensis isolate ZFMK-TIS-50842 chromosome 5, bStrUra1, whole genome shotgun sequence genome segment TGTCAGTCTAGATATCAAGAGTGGGTGACTTTGCCTAAGAGACCCTTCCACTCCTCCCCCAAGTCACATCTAACCCCACTGTTTCCTGCTGAGACTCTCCTTGGGATTTTCACCTTCTGTGCTTCCAGGCTTTTGACCCTCACCCTCCTCTCCATCCATGACTTTAAGGGCCAAGGCTGGCACAATCCCACCCACATATGGTACTTGAGCAAACTTGGCTACCCTCCACCCCTCCATCAAGGTGACCAACCTATGTGGACTTGCAGTATGAGAGAGGAGATTGAGACTGGGTAGAGCAAAACTCTTGTTTATTGATCactttttctgtatctttgaGATGGAGGTGTCAGAGGAAGTTATTCCCAGCTGAGGGACTGAAGTGTGAAGTCCCCTTGTGTATCAAAGTAGTCAAAGACAGAGAGACCAAGTCGGTTAGGGAATGTGAACTGGTGGCCTGGCAGGTGGACTGTCACATCGTTTTGATTGATGCCAAAAGTGATCTGCAAGACAAATGGAAAAGTCAGAGAAAGTTTCTGCCAAGATACCCTCAagcctctcccctccacagcatTTCTGTGCCACCCTCTCTTTGCAGGGTGAACATGCTCAGCAGCGTAACCTGCTCTTCAAGAGCAGGAGTGTTATTCTGGTCTCCCAAGAGATGCCTATTCCCTGATCAGTTCAACAGTAACATCCCTTAGAGCTAGACAGAGCTTGCACATTTGATCACTGCTCAGAGCCCTGCGTGGTGGCACTGGCCAAGAAGAAGTCAGCCACCTCCTGTACAGACAATCCTGAGACAGTCCCTGCAGTTGGGTGCCCTGTGTCAAACACCCTCCCTTCACCAGGGCATGGACAGAGAATGTGTCCCAGGCCTCACCTCTGCTGTGCCCCCCTTCTGGAAAGGGAAGACAGTctccctgtgctctgcacccCACTCTTCCACCTTCTTTGAGTTGCACACGATGGTGTTCACATCACCATGAGCATCAAAACGGGGGTTGAAGTGAAGTCCAAGGTGGGAAGCATCCTTCCCCAGATTCATCAcaaagctgcagagaaagaaaatatcaatgCTGTTTTAATCAATACTATGGTAACATGTTGCTGATTACCATGAGCATCTCTGGGTCTGTTGCTTCAAGCGCAGCTGAGGGTAACCAAAGAGAAACCCTTTGCTAAACTACACAGCTTCCCTAAAAAGATAGTTCTGTGTCAGTAAAGGGTGCTCTCCTCTGCTGGGGTGATAGGCCCCACAGGGCCATCCCTAGGAGAGACTTAGTTTCCACAAAACTTTTGAGAGAAAGGTTCAGCACTTAGAGACCTGAAGAGGGAGTTATTCTGCACTCAAACCAGCTCCCAAGGAGTCAGTTGCTTTTCACAGATTTCCTTTCAGCCCCAAACAGTTAGCTGGTGCTGCATCCTGCCAGACAGCCACTGCCTTCTCCCCACCCTGCAGGCAGCTGAAATAATTACCATGTCATTAGCTATCCCAAAGCATCTGCAATGTCAGTGGGAGGAAGCAGCTTCCTAGCCCAGTGTCCACCTTGCCTCCAGGCCTCTTACCCAGATGAGAAGAGGCAAATTATTTGGCAAGAGAAAGCCCAGGAGGCTTCACTCTGATGCTATCAAACTTCAAAGGCACTGGGAAGAGCTGGGACATGTTTCCTGGAACACCGCTAGTGCTGGTACAGCAGCTATAGGCTCCACCTTACCCATCAAGGGGCCCCACCAGCCACAGACCTGCACAAAGGTTggagtgtgctgcagcagcttccCCAGGGACCCCAGACACCCTGATCCCTGCAGCATTAGGAGCGCATTTCCATTTAATCCCACCTGTCTGCTCaccaccttcctccctcccttccctacCAGCATCTGAGAGGCATCTCCACTGGGTGAAAGCAAATTTCAGCACTGAGACCCCCTGCTGCAACATGCAGCCTTTCCATTTACACCATCAGCAGTGGCTCAGAGCACCCAAGACCTCCCAACTGTTTGGGCTATAATCTCCTCTTGTGCAGTGAAGCAAGGCACCATAACAGTATCCCTGCTACTGGCCATCTTCGTGCAGGGGAGAGGATATGGCTGTGGGGATGATTTTAACCCAAGTCTCAGTATAGACAGCTTCCATTTCCTTTACCCTGCACTAGAGAGGATGTGGTCACTGCCAGTGCACACAGCTGGAGCTTCACATCTGCTTTGGCTTATCCCTTGGCAGTAAAGTGCATCTGCAAAGTGCATTAGGCAGTGACTCACTGGGAAGTTAACCCCTGGTTAACTCCTTCCAAAGCTGCTCCTTTCCTACCCAGGGGAGGGATTCCTTCTGTCCTCCACCAGCAGAGGGCAACCCAGTGTGGTGCTTTGGCCATGCCcgggcagcacagcacagcttaCCTCTTGGCACTTGGTGCAATTTTCCCCTTGACAGTGAGGCGCTGGCCAGGCTTGAGACCCAAGTTGCTGCATACTGGTCCCTGGGGAATGCGAAGGCAGAGATGTTACCTCAGTACCTGCTGGCTTGGCAGCTCTCCTTGCTGCCTTGCAAGACAGTGCCTCGCTTGTACGGCTGGAGACAGGGAAACTCCCTTCCCCTAGGGCATTGCACCAGGGACATCCCAGAGAAGCTACCCCAGTCACATGGGACATGTGCCCGATTTCCCAACCTTTCTCCCACTGCTCTTATCAACATATCTGTATTTCACAGCAGTGAAGGATAAGTACCTGCAAGCTCCCATCACACCCACCCTATCCCAAACACACTTGTGTGCCTTGTGGGTCTCACATCATCCCACACAAGCCTAGCTGTGCATGGATGGagcctccctcccttcccctggcTTGAATTTGAACTCCAAGCCTTGCCCAGGTCCAGGGGCTCAGACACTTTGCTCCCCAGCTCCCaagggtttgttgtttgtgtttttgtttgggttttttttgtaggctCAGCCTTTGCAAGAATATTGTCCTGCTCCATGTACCCATCTTTCCCCACCTTCTCTCTAGGAGAGCTAAAATACCTTGGTAAAACCATATGTACTCATTTTCTACCACAGCAGAAGCAAGACCCCAAGAATACTAAGAGTCTTTCTCCCATCCCACTTAAATAAGCTTGTACTTGGGTCACTCCTTGATTAATCACCCTCAGTCTAATGAAAGATAAATTAAAGAAGTGGAATCTCTTCTGACACAAGCATCTCCTCAGCAGTCTTTGACACTCACAAAAGGACACTTCTGTACAGCACATTTCCTTATGAGAAAGAGGGAACAATTCAGTGACTCATGAAAACTTCAGCCAGGAAGCAAGCAGTAAGGCTGCCCAGAAAAGATGCTTAGAGACAATAAAGATTACTGCAGCTGCTTCCCCAGAGTAGAGCTGCTGTAAAACAGATTATGCCAGCTTGGGAGCCAACCCAGCAAGGACCCCCCATGTATGTACCCAAAGGGAtcctgcagggaaaaaaaacactcctgctagaaaaagaaatagcagcCCCCTCTCTGTAAGGCATGCAGCAGGGATCATTCCTCCCTAGTAGTAGGCTACCAGCTCTAGCAGTCCCTCTGACACAGGGGTCGATGAGAAGATGGAGGAAGACAGTGCAAGTACCCTCACAGCAAGCCAACACATTCCCCACAGTCCCACTCCACGAAGCAAAGCTGCCCCATCCCTTCCTCTACTCACGCAAGAcatggtgctgctctgcaggctaATGCTCCTCTCCACCAAAGTGCAAAAGTCCTAGGCAAGCAGCTGAAGGGGCCCCACCCTTGCCTTTAAATAGATGAAGAGCTGAGTTGTCCCAGCCCTTCTCCACCCCCCTCCGGCCAATCAGACCGAGGAAAGGGTGGGAGGGGTTAGTTttgggggcagggagggcctatcaggcagagctgcctcctcccaCCCTCACCCAGGCTCCTCTCCAGGATGCTAAACCCAACCCTTCCAAGCAGGCTGTCGGGCACTCCGGGAGGAGATCCAGCTGTGTGTGGCCATGAATCCAACGGAAAATAGTTTTACAATGAGTGTTTTACTATCCAAGGCTTTTATCCCACACGGAAAATGGTCAGATGGATTGAGACTTGGCGGGAAGGGTCTGTGAGGAGGGCTGGGCTCTTCAGCTCTGGCTAAATCAGGAGCAGAAGAAATATCACTGAGCACACACAGTACCTCAGAAACTGTTTGTGGTCCAGGTGAAAACCCAGGAGCAGAGGACTGAAGCTGGATCCAGGGTCACCCAGCTGCACTATCAAGCCTTGCTGTCCCTGGAGGCTGTCCAGCTGCTGACCCAGCCCCTACCACCTGCCTTTGTAGGTACAGGAACCAAAGCAGCGAAAACAGTCCTTATTACGCAGAACCCTTAGATGCCCTCCAAACCATGCAGTTCATCTTGGCTGTAGGGCACAGCAAGCCAGAAGGAAGCCATCttggaggggtggggaggaatTATCCAGGAAAGCTCAGTGCCTGGTTCTTGCACCTGTCCTGGACACACCTGGGGGGCTGAGGAACAAGGGGATGGGGGAAAAATGCTCTATCACAATAAGCCATAGGATCTATATGTCTTTTATCTGCCTCCATGTTCCTTTGTGGCAAGTATGATTCACTCTGGGTGAAAGGATTCCTTTGGAAAAAATTACTCAATTACTACATGGCTCAACTGTAATTACGCTGAAAGATGAGGGAAAAAATTCAGGCAGTGGGCCAAGCCTGTGGCTTAAAGCTCTCCTTGTCTTGCATATTTGTCTCTAAATCACAAGATGCTCTGTGATTTCCTTAAGAGGCCCAGAACTGAAACTCACTGAAacactttcttcttccctttctatgAGGCCCATCAGTTCCCCCTCTGCTGAGGACATGATAGTCCCCATCCATCTTACTCCTGTCAAGCACGACCCCAGAGGCTGTCATTCCTGGGTATTTCCAGTTGGTGCCATCAATGCCAGCAGAGCTAGCAGGGAGAccctcctgcctgctggagctggggagggcaTGGACAGCCTCCAGCCTTTGGCCAGGTCACGGATCACCCCACTGTGACTGGAGTAAAGGCCAAAGTGGGCTTCTCTGCTCTGACATGCCCGCTCCCTCTTTCCCCCTCTGGAAATCTGCCTCAGGGTTCAGCCCTTGAGCCTGATCCCTTCC includes the following:
- the LGALS1 gene encoding galectin-1; the encoded protein is MSCGPVCSNLGLKPGQRLTVKGKIAPSAKSFVMNLGKDASHLGLHFNPRFDAHGDVNTIVCNSKKVEEWGAEHRETVFPFQKGGTAEITFGINQNDVTVHLPGHQFTFPNRLGLSVFDYFDTQGDFTLQSLSWE